TCATGATCACTGCGGCGGTGCTGGGGGACACCCTGGCCTACCGGTCGGGTCGCCGGTATGGTCCCCGGCTGCGCGCGTCCCGGTGGGGTGCCCGGGTCGGGGCGCAGCGGTGGGGCCGCGCCGACGCGATGCTCGACCGGTTGGGCGGGCGGGGGGTGTTCGCGGCCCGCTGGGTGGCGTTCGCCCGCACCCTGGTGCCCCGGCTGGCGGGGGCGGCGGGGATGCCGTACCGCCGGTTCCTGCCGTGGAACGTCGGCGGCGTGGTCACCTGGGTGGGCGGCTCGGTGCTGGTTGGTTACCTGGCCGGCGAGTCGTACGAGACGGTCTCGGCGTATCTGGGACGGGCCACCGGCGCGGTGCTGGTGCTGGCCGGGTGCGTGCTGGCGATCGTGCTGGTCGGCCGCTGGCTGGGACGCAATCCGGACCCGGTGCGGGCGCTGTTCGACCGGGCTATGTCGGTGCCGCCGCTGAGCTGGGTGACCCGCCGGTACGGGATCCTGCTGTTCCTGCTCGGCACCCGGATCGGGTCGACCTGGGCGCTGCTGTTGAACCTGACCGTCGGGTTGGCCCTGCTGTTCGGCGCCGGACTGGCGATCGCCTGGCTGCTCGACGCGGTGGTCCGGCACAGCGGCCTGGCCGCGGTGGACGCGGCGATCGCGCAGTGGTTCGCGGCCCGGCGTACGCCGGGGGCGGTGGACGTCACCCTGGCCGTGGTGTCGGCGTTCCGGGGGCCGGTGCTGATCGCCCTGATCGCCCTGGTCGCCGGGGTGCTGGCCTGGCGGCGGCGGACCTACCGGGCGGATCTGCTCGGCCTGCTCGGGACGGTGGGGGCGTTCGTGCCGCCGGTGGTGCTGGGCGTGGTGGCCGACCTCACCTCGTCGTCGGAGGCACTGCTGTTTCCCGCCCAGAACGCGGTGGTCTCGGCGGGGTTGTGCACCCTGGCCTGGCTAGTGGCGCGGGGGGCCCGCTGGCCGGTGGCGGTGGCGCTGTGGACGGGTGCGGCCGTCGGTATCGCCGGTGTCGGGCTGGCCCGGCTCTATCTGGGCCTGAGTCCGGCCAGCGGAACGGTCAGCTCGATCCTGCTGGGCGTGCTCTGGACGGTGGTCTTCGTGGTGGCCTGGGCGACCCGGGACCGCGCCCAGCGCGCCGACGGTGTGCCGGCCGTCCCCCACGTGCCCGCACCGACCGACGTGGACGCACCGGCCGACGTGCCCGCTCCGGCCGACGTGCCCGCTCCGGCCGGCGACGACCGTGCCGTCGGTTCGCCGCTGGGCGGCGGGGACGACAACGGGGCTGCTGAGGTTTCGGCAAACGTTGGGTGAACTCCAGGTGGCCGGAAGGTTGCCAACGTCGATCGGTCTGGCGAGGATCACGGGGGCGGTCACGTCCCGGTGACCTCCCCGGCGACGAAGGAGTCCCCTCATGTCCGACGTGAACCGGCGTGGCCTGCTGCGCGGCGCGGCCGCGGTGGCCGGTGGCGCCGTCCTCGGTGGCCCGTTCCTCGGGTTCGTGGCCCGCGACGCGGCGGGTGCGGCCGGCCGCCGGCCACGCCCCCGGCCGACCCTGGAAGCGGTGCCCGACCTGCGGGACGGCAAGGTCCGCCTCTGGCTGCCCGACGGGTTCCGGTACCGGTCCTTCCACGACACCGAGTTCCCGGTGACCCTCGACGACGGCACCGCCCTGCCCGGCCGGCACGACGGTATGGGCGCCTTCCCAGGGCCCGGCGGCACCGTGCGGCTGGTCCGCAACCACGAGGTCGGTGGGCCCATCCCGGCCTTCGGCAACCCTGCCGAGGCGTACGACCCGATGGCCCCGGGTGGCACCACCACCGTCGAGGTGACCCGGTTCGGTGAGGTCCGGCGCTCCTGGACCAGCCTCAACGGCACCATGATGAACTGCTCCGGCGGGCGGATGCCGTGGGGTAGCTGGATCACCTGCGAGGAGACGGTCAACGGGCCGGACGTCGGCTCCGACTACACGGGCGCGCCGAACGTGCCGCTGACCAAGCGGCACGGCTTCGTCTTCGAGGTGCCCGCCGACGGGCGCAGTGACCGGCAGCCGGTGACCGCCGCCGGCCGGTTCTGCCACGAGTCGGTGGCGTACGACCCGCGTGGCGGACATCTCTACCTGACCGAGGACAACTTCGGCTACGCGTCCGGCTTCTACCGGTACACCCCGCCGACGGACCCGATGCGGACCGGCCGGCTGGCCGATGGGGGCCGCTTGCAGATGCTCGCGGTGCGGGGCCGACCCAACCGGGACCTGGCCGCCACGCAGCGGCGGCACGCGACCTATCCGGTGGAGTGGGTCGACATCGACGATCCCGCGCCGTCGTTCCCGTACACGCCGGGGCAGCCCGCGCCGACCCCCAACGACA
The nucleotide sequence above comes from Micromonospora pallida. Encoded proteins:
- a CDS encoding DedA family protein, which translates into the protein MHDLVNLLEHLPTELIYLVAALIVAGETALLIGLVAPGEATLLLVGFLSFTGTLRLGPALLVMITAAVLGDTLAYRSGRRYGPRLRASRWGARVGAQRWGRADAMLDRLGGRGVFAARWVAFARTLVPRLAGAAGMPYRRFLPWNVGGVVTWVGGSVLVGYLAGESYETVSAYLGRATGAVLVLAGCVLAIVLVGRWLGRNPDPVRALFDRAMSVPPLSWVTRRYGILLFLLGTRIGSTWALLLNLTVGLALLFGAGLAIAWLLDAVVRHSGLAAVDAAIAQWFAARRTPGAVDVTLAVVSAFRGPVLIALIALVAGVLAWRRRTYRADLLGLLGTVGAFVPPVVLGVVADLTSSSEALLFPAQNAVVSAGLCTLAWLVARGARWPVAVALWTGAAVGIAGVGLARLYLGLSPASGTVSSILLGVLWTVVFVVAWATRDRAQRADGVPAVPHVPAPTDVDAPADVPAPADVPAPAGDDRAVGSPLGGGDDNGAAEVSANVG
- a CDS encoding PhoX family protein encodes the protein MSDVNRRGLLRGAAAVAGGAVLGGPFLGFVARDAAGAAGRRPRPRPTLEAVPDLRDGKVRLWLPDGFRYRSFHDTEFPVTLDDGTALPGRHDGMGAFPGPGGTVRLVRNHEVGGPIPAFGNPAEAYDPMAPGGTTTVEVTRFGEVRRSWTSLNGTMMNCSGGRMPWGSWITCEETVNGPDVGSDYTGAPNVPLTKRHGFVFEVPADGRSDRQPVTAAGRFCHESVAYDPRGGHLYLTEDNFGYASGFYRYTPPTDPMRTGRLADGGRLQMLAVRGRPNRDLAATQRRHATYPVEWVDIDDPAPSFPYTPGQPAPTPNDTALTHVARQGWAQGAAYFSRLEGAVYDDGVVYFTATQGGGPAETSVGPIADGYGNGHGQVWAYDCRSQVLRLVYESPGPDVLDFPDNVTTSPRGTLVVCEDNTSDNFIRGLTPRGELFDIALNRLTSSTGADRSNDEFAGSTFSPDGHTLFVNIQASRGMTFAIWGDWARIGV